The Paenibacillus sp. 481 DNA window CAAGAGAAATATGATGCTTTTATTAGTAAAAGAGATTGGGACAAAGCTTTAAAGTATAAAAAAATAACGAACTACACCGTTGTTTCCGATCTTGTCAGCGATGTTTATTTTGATGGTCATGTTGGAGGCAAGCAACGCATCGTAAACAAGGGCCATCATGGTTCGCACAGCATTTTAGGCTTCTATGCACATCGTATTTAGTAAATAAAATGCTCAGATGTCGAAGAGATAACTTGAAAAGTGTTGTATGATAAGGTCAGCCAGAGTGTTCTGGCTGATTTTATTTTTTGCGTTGTGCGATGCAAATCATCGGTTTGCAGGTAGCTGGCAAGCAACTTTTCCTGGGAAATCGCAGGAAATGACATAAGGAATGGGCTTGTGCATTGAACAGTCTATAACAATCAGCATTCGACGGATGGCGTTGTCACAACGAGTCGAACATAACCGATATGGAATGAACGGTTGCAAGCAAGGAGACGGTTCATTACAATGAAAAAAGCTATACTAGACTGTAAGTTTCTTTTATTTCCACACAATAGATACGAAGAAGGTGAGTTCAAGCATGAAGGAGCTTGGGTTTGCGATTGTCGGCTTCGGCACGATTGCAAAAACACATATGGTTGCGCTGCGAACGCTGCCCATCATTAAGCCGCTTCCGGTAACGCCGGTCTTAGCTGCGCTAGTAACGCGACGGCCTGAAGAGCTTGCTCAGCAAGCGGCCCAAATTGGGTTCCGTACCGTAACGGATAACTTGGAGGAGGCATTGCTGCGCGAAGACGTGCAAGCAGTAAGCATTTGTACACCGAATGCACTGCATGCGGAGCAAGTACAGGCATGCGTACGCCACGAGCGTGCGATCTATTGTGAGAAGCCTGTGACCGAAAGTGCGGAAGCGACAGCTGCACTGTTGCACGACATTCCGCACGGCTATCCACAGCAGCTAGCATTCGTGTTCCGCTATCATCCAGCAGTGATGCGTATACGCTCTGCTTTGCAGGCTGGAATGATTGGTGATGTACTACAATGCAAAATAGCCTATTTGCGTTCAGGTTATTTGGACGAAAATCGTCCATTTAGTTGGCGCTTGAGCGATAACTTGTCTGGCGGTGGGGCCACATCTGACATTGGTGTGCATGCACTTGATCTTATTAGGCACTGGTTTGGTGAGTTTACATCTGTAAACGGACAGACGCATACGTTTGTACCTTCTCGCCCAGCTTCTGCGGGAGCAACAGAACGAGTACATATCCAAGTTGATGATTGGGCGGCAATGACGTATGAGACTGCCAGTGGTGTGCGCGGTCTTGTTGAATTATCTCGTATTGCGTACGGTGCAGATGCATTCCGAATTGACATTGTAGGTACGAAAGGTAGCATTACATGCGATCTGGAGCGTGATAAGCATCCGAAGGTCCACTTGATTAATGGAACGTCTGGCATCATCCCTGAACCTGCGTGCCTTGCTTTACTGCCAGATGATAAAGCGACGATGGGGCTGTTTCAGGATAGCCATTTTGCAGCACTGCATCATTTTATTTTGCGATATACAGGGGATTCGCGGTGGGATGAATTAGCGCCAACGTTGGCAGACGGATTAGTCGTTGAAAAATGGGTCGATTCCGTCAGAAAGATAAATCCGTGCGGGTAGGAATATATTTGCTTCTCGTATTCACAAGCATGTTGTGGGGCGGCAATTTTGTTGCCAGCAAGCTACTCGTCGAGCATGCAGATGCGTTAACTTTAACCCTTTGCCGCTGGGGGATTGCTGTATTGTTCTGGCTGCCAATCGTTTGGCTGAAGGAACGCCGTATTTTGCCGCCCAAGCAAGCATGGTTGCCCCTTTCTTTAATGGGGTTAACGGGAGTCGTCTTGTTTAACGTCAGTATGTTTATGGCATTAGAGCAGACGACGGCTACGAATACGGGGTTAATATCAGCTCTTAATCCTGTAGCGATTGCGCTGCTTAGCTTTATCATATACCGCGAAAGGCTTAACCGATGGCAAGTGGTTGCTATGATCGTGTCACTCGGTGGCGCGTTGTTGTTCCTGTTGCGAGGGGAAATGAGCCGTCTGTGGTCGCTGCAATTTAACGTGGGCGATCTCTGGATGTTGTGTGCGGTTGCATTTTGGGCAATTTATTCGGTCACGGGAAAATGGGCCTTGCGCTATGTGTCCCCGTATATGTCCACCTTTTGGGGCGGTGTGCTTGGCGTGGTGTGCTTGCTTCCGTTTAAAACGGACGAGCTGCTCACGTTATCCGGTGATATGACGTTTTGGAGTAGTATTTTATACATAAGCTTTGGCTCAACGATGTTAGCGATGTTGTTCTGGAATGTGGGCGTACAACAAGTTGGGGGAACACAAGCCGGTATATTTTTAAATTTAAATCCGATTTTCACCGGAACGTTTGCCTATTTTCTGTTAGGTGAACAGATGGTGGGGGCACAATGGCTTGGTGCCGCAATCGTGATGATCGGGGTGTTCGGGTTTACATTAGCTGGAATATTACGCATGAACAAAGAAAGGGCGCTGTCATGAAATGAACAAAGAGACACAACAAAGACTACGAGCGTTCATTGATTTAGATGGTACGTTATATCATGGCTCGACGATGATCGAAGGAGCGAACGAACTTATTGCAACGCTGAATCAATTGAATGTGCCGTATTTATTCGTCACGAACAATTCATCCCGGACACCAGAGGCTGTTGCAAAGTTCCTAAATTCAATTGGCATCGACGCACGTGACGATCATGTACTCACCTCTGCGCAAGCTGCTGCATCGTATATTCAGAAACATTATACGAAGCAAAAAGTGTTTGTCATTGGTGAAGAAGGGTTACAACAAGCGCTAAGTGACTCTGGGGCGAACTGGACGGATTGTGTGGAAGAGGCATGGACAACCGATATCGGCGTTGTCGTGCAAGGCATTGATCGCCAATTATCTTATGCGAAGCTTGAAGCTGCCTCGGCAGCTATATTGCGCGGTGCGGCGTTTGTGTTAACAAATCCCGATCTCATGCTGCCTTCGGATAAAGGAATTTCCCCAGGCGCAGGTACAATCGGCGCAGCTTTGCAAGCGGCTACGGGGGTAGACCCAGTCGTAATTGGTAAACCTAGTCATATTATTATGAATGCAGCGTTAGAGCGTCTTGGATGCTCGGCTGAGGAGGCTATTGTCATTGGCGACAATATGTTAACCGATATGAAAGCGGGTGCTCAGGTAGGCTGCCGTACGGCATTAGTGTACACAGGTGTGACCACACCAAACAATTTTGCATCGTATAAAGAGAAGTCTGGTGTGATCCCAGATCTCGTGTTCCATAATTTACAAGAGATCAGACAATGGATTATAGAAGAAGTATCCGCTACGATATAATGTGAACCATTTTTGACTTTCAAAGCGTGTTAATTGAGCGTCTTTGCAAAAAATAGATGATTATGTGAACAGGAAGGAAGATGCTCGATGCCGGAACTCCCGGAAATCGAAGGATTACGTAGAAAATTAAATAAGTGGATCGTCGGTCAACGGATTAAAAGCATTCACATCCAGCGTGATTCATGGTTGAATATTGATCGCGAACAGTTGGATAATGGTGTTGTTGGCCGTCAGGTACTGTTTGTAGAACGACGTGGAAAAGCGATTATTTTTCATTTAGATGATGGACGTCGCTTGTCTATACAAGTAGGCGGTGGTGCAGAATTAACGTCACTAACCGATATGGAAGTAGAGGTAGACACGAAGGGCGCACAATTCATTTTAAATACGGAAAAAGGTTCGTTTATCATCCACGGGGCTCGTTCAGGCAGTCTCCATTGGCTCAGTGCTAGAGAGCTTGACGATGATTTGAAGGCGCTCGGATCTGATCCGCTATCTCGTCATCTGAATAGTGAAGCGTTCCGTAAACGTTTTGCACGACGTCGGGTAACGATTAAATCAGCATTGACGAATCAAGCTATCGTTGCAGGTATAGGTAGTCGCTATGCAGAAGAAATTGCATTTGTTGCGGGGTTGCACCCTTCTGCCAAGACAGAAGCACTGACAGACGATCAGTGGGATACGTTATATCATGCCACGATTACGGTACTGGAAGACGCTATTGATCGTATTGAAGCTGGTGAAGAGGTAAACTTACACGTCCATGGAAAAGTAGGCGAGCATTGCACAAGTTGTCAATCCATAATCGAAGAAGTTGGCAGTGGTGTTCGTGCCATGACATTTTGTCCAAAGTGTCAATCGCTATAATTTTTTCTAAACAAGCCATTACTTCTTTATAAAATCGAAATGCATCCGGCTGAAAGGGAAATGAAGCGCGATCCCGAGAAACAACGTTTCATGTACGGTTGTCATTGGTCGTTAAGAGGTGGGGATGAGCGTGCGGTCGAGACGGCTTGGCCCGACAAATGTAGCTGTGGATTTTCAACTTCTCCGGATGCATTTCAGCTAACTGTTCAATCTTTATTGCATGATTTCATGATCGCGGAAGCTTGTATTTCAGTAGGCATTGTCGTTTATGTTGATGCGTACAAAGGCAAGGATTCGGGGGCATGTTTGCTACAATTGCCTCCCGTAGCGATCGTCATGCAAATATCGGTGTCGATTACATCGGTTGGGAAAGCATGTCTGTGTTACTGCACTTAGCTGATTTGCGGGACAAGCTGATCGTATTGAAAACACGGAAAAACGGTGCCGGTGGTCATGTTTAGAATAGAAATTATTAATGTCGTTAAACGACGTAGATTAAAAATTTATAATTGACATGAGGTCAATATGATACATGTATA harbors:
- a CDS encoding Gfo/Idh/MocA family protein gives rise to the protein MKELGFAIVGFGTIAKTHMVALRTLPIIKPLPVTPVLAALVTRRPEELAQQAAQIGFRTVTDNLEEALLREDVQAVSICTPNALHAEQVQACVRHERAIYCEKPVTESAEATAALLHDIPHGYPQQLAFVFRYHPAVMRIRSALQAGMIGDVLQCKIAYLRSGYLDENRPFSWRLSDNLSGGGATSDIGVHALDLIRHWFGEFTSVNGQTHTFVPSRPASAGATERVHIQVDDWAAMTYETASGVRGLVELSRIAYGADAFRIDIVGTKGSITCDLERDKHPKVHLINGTSGIIPEPACLALLPDDKATMGLFQDSHFAALHHFILRYTGDSRWDELAPTLADGLVVEKWVDSVRKINPCG
- a CDS encoding DMT family transporter gives rise to the protein MRVGIYLLLVFTSMLWGGNFVASKLLVEHADALTLTLCRWGIAVLFWLPIVWLKERRILPPKQAWLPLSLMGLTGVVLFNVSMFMALEQTTATNTGLISALNPVAIALLSFIIYRERLNRWQVVAMIVSLGGALLFLLRGEMSRLWSLQFNVGDLWMLCAVAFWAIYSVTGKWALRYVSPYMSTFWGGVLGVVCLLPFKTDELLTLSGDMTFWSSILYISFGSTMLAMLFWNVGVQQVGGTQAGIFLNLNPIFTGTFAYFLLGEQMVGAQWLGAAIVMIGVFGFTLAGILRMNKERALS
- a CDS encoding TIGR01457 family HAD-type hydrolase, coding for MNKETQQRLRAFIDLDGTLYHGSTMIEGANELIATLNQLNVPYLFVTNNSSRTPEAVAKFLNSIGIDARDDHVLTSAQAAASYIQKHYTKQKVFVIGEEGLQQALSDSGANWTDCVEEAWTTDIGVVVQGIDRQLSYAKLEAASAAILRGAAFVLTNPDLMLPSDKGISPGAGTIGAALQAATGVDPVVIGKPSHIIMNAALERLGCSAEEAIVIGDNMLTDMKAGAQVGCRTALVYTGVTTPNNFASYKEKSGVIPDLVFHNLQEIRQWIIEEVSATI
- a CDS encoding DNA-formamidopyrimidine glycosylase family protein — protein: MPELPEIEGLRRKLNKWIVGQRIKSIHIQRDSWLNIDREQLDNGVVGRQVLFVERRGKAIIFHLDDGRRLSIQVGGGAELTSLTDMEVEVDTKGAQFILNTEKGSFIIHGARSGSLHWLSARELDDDLKALGSDPLSRHLNSEAFRKRFARRRVTIKSALTNQAIVAGIGSRYAEEIAFVAGLHPSAKTEALTDDQWDTLYHATITVLEDAIDRIEAGEEVNLHVHGKVGEHCTSCQSIIEEVGSGVRAMTFCPKCQSL